One Alteromonas sp. KC3 DNA segment encodes these proteins:
- the ftsE gene encoding cell division ATP-binding protein FtsE, with protein MIKFEQVSKTYPGGQRALSKVNFHIAPGEMAFLTGHSGAGKSTLLKLISIMERPTVGRVLINGHDLNSITRRDIAYIRRDIGMIFQSHQLLMDKTVFDNVALPLVIEGYTHKEIRKRVEAALEMVGLRDKVRCLPITLSGGEQQRVGIARAVVNKPPLLLADEPTGNLDPKLSMEIIRLFEDFNQAGVSVLIATHDLGLIARMRYRTLTLKNGQMITDGLTEELDTTVDGDWS; from the coding sequence ATGATAAAGTTTGAGCAGGTAAGCAAAACCTACCCTGGCGGCCAGCGCGCCTTAAGTAAGGTGAATTTCCATATCGCCCCAGGGGAAATGGCCTTTCTAACGGGCCACTCTGGTGCGGGTAAAAGCACGTTGCTCAAACTTATCAGTATTATGGAGCGACCTACTGTAGGTAGAGTGCTTATTAATGGGCATGATCTAAACAGTATTACTCGCCGTGACATTGCTTATATCCGTCGTGATATCGGTATGATTTTTCAAAGTCATCAGCTGCTTATGGATAAAACAGTTTTTGACAATGTTGCATTGCCGTTAGTTATTGAAGGGTATACTCACAAAGAAATACGCAAGCGTGTTGAAGCTGCACTTGAAATGGTGGGTCTACGAGACAAGGTCAGATGCTTACCTATTACGCTTTCTGGTGGTGAGCAACAGCGCGTTGGCATAGCACGAGCCGTTGTGAATAAACCTCCTTTGTTATTGGCCGACGAACCAACTGGTAACCTTGACCCTAAACTGTCGATGGAAATCATTCGCCTTTTTGAAGATTTCAATCAAGCCGGTGTGTCAGTGCTTATTGCCACTCACGATTTAGGACTCATTGCTCGTATGCGCTACCGCACGCTAACGCTTAAGAATGGACAAATGATTACCGATGGGTTGACCGAAGAGTTAGACACCACTGTCGATGGAGACTGGTCATGA
- a CDS encoding YjaG family protein, with amino-acid sequence MAKQKLNTFGRVRALEGWKAVAFGAALLERMLPNYVLFCEVTETGDATGLRNCLNLVWESLKSPKSKFNVAVQLEKVEVATPDTSEFDNYGVYPAIDAAIGLAGLLNLVAGDDPQGAVVISKLSQGSVEAYLLATDEADDESVKSHPLMEFEVEVQNELLDYVEQAKYPAKAVDEMKQLALEAGISNIGLEL; translated from the coding sequence ATGGCGAAGCAAAAACTCAATACATTTGGTCGCGTTCGCGCACTTGAAGGTTGGAAAGCGGTTGCGTTTGGCGCAGCATTGCTTGAACGCATGTTGCCAAACTACGTGCTTTTCTGTGAAGTCACAGAAACAGGCGATGCTACTGGTCTTCGCAACTGCCTTAACTTGGTGTGGGAGTCGCTGAAGTCGCCTAAAAGCAAATTCAATGTTGCTGTTCAGTTGGAAAAGGTCGAAGTTGCCACACCTGATACGAGTGAATTTGATAATTACGGCGTTTACCCTGCAATTGATGCCGCTATTGGTTTGGCCGGATTGCTCAATTTAGTCGCGGGTGATGATCCTCAAGGTGCGGTGGTTATTAGCAAATTGTCGCAAGGCAGCGTTGAAGCATACCTTTTAGCGACAGATGAAGCGGACGATGAAAGTGTGAAATCGCACCCGCTTATGGAATTTGAAGTGGAAGTGCAAAACGAGCTTTTAGACTATGTTGAACAAGCCAAGTATCCGGCTAAAGCTGTTGATGAAATGAAACAGCTTGCATTAGAGGCTGGTATCTCGAATATAGGGCTTGAACTGTAG
- the rpoH gene encoding RNA polymerase sigma factor RpoH — protein sequence MSNNLQSMALSVPHSGSIEGYIQAVSSIDMLSAEEERELAVRLREDEDLQAARKLVMSHLRFVVHIAKSYSGYGLPQADLIQEGNIGLMKAVKRFDPTVGVRLVSFAVHWIKAEIHEFVLKNWRIVKVATTKAQRKLFFNLRKAKKRLGWFTHDEVQTVADELGVSTKEVLQMEARMSSQDQAFDLTADEDETGNFAPVQYLEDKSSDVETDVINNDWDKAASKRLYSAIKTLDERSQDIIETRWLADNKITLQDLADKYQVSAERVRQIEKNAMKKLQAAMVA from the coding sequence ATGAGCAATAATTTGCAATCTATGGCCCTGTCAGTGCCACACAGCGGTAGCATCGAAGGCTACATTCAAGCTGTAAGCAGCATTGATATGCTTAGCGCTGAGGAAGAGCGCGAGTTGGCAGTGCGCCTTCGCGAAGACGAAGACTTACAAGCCGCTCGAAAGCTAGTAATGTCACATCTTCGTTTTGTTGTGCACATTGCAAAGTCTTATTCAGGTTACGGCTTGCCACAAGCTGATCTAATTCAAGAAGGTAATATCGGTCTGATGAAAGCCGTTAAGCGTTTTGACCCTACAGTGGGCGTTCGCTTGGTTTCTTTTGCGGTACATTGGATTAAAGCCGAAATTCATGAGTTTGTACTTAAAAACTGGCGAATCGTTAAAGTTGCGACCACGAAGGCACAGCGTAAGTTGTTCTTTAATTTACGTAAAGCGAAGAAACGCCTTGGCTGGTTTACACATGATGAAGTACAGACGGTTGCTGACGAATTGGGTGTGAGTACAAAAGAAGTGCTTCAAATGGAAGCGCGTATGAGCAGCCAAGACCAAGCGTTTGATTTAACGGCAGATGAAGACGAAACGGGTAATTTTGCACCTGTTCAATACTTAGAAGATAAATCTTCTGACGTAGAAACTGATGTTATCAACAACGATTGGGATAAAGCCGCAAGTAAGCGCCTATATTCAGCCATTAAAACGCTTGATGAGCGCAGTCAAGATATTATCGAGACGCGTTGGTTGGCAGATAACAAGATTACGCTGCAAGATTTAGCTGACAAGTACCAAGTGTCTGCAGAGCGCGTTCGTCAAATTGAAAAGAACGCGATGAAGAAGCTGCAAGCAGCAATGGTAGCGTAA
- a CDS encoding EAL and HDOD domain-containing protein — MFAFIARQPILDKSKSVFAYELLFRDGKSGSYPEHSEEKSKFITEQFHPLGLDDICGEKKSFITFSSDTLISRFPTNLNPDSVVVELADPTDTSSGLFEACQHIKQLGFKLAIDDPMMVGSKHDIFPLIDIVKVDVTKGRFETIEKQIPRYHDANVQLVAEQVNTQDNFSTCVDLGFDFFQGYFFSQPEARILRQLPASKMNVVDLMGESANADFDIARISQIIERDATLSFLLLKFINNPTINKRYKITSLRHALNYMGEVEIKKFIALLSLTNLGDEKPLEIIHMSLVRAKFFDLLAERRGLKNNPPISFLVGLFSLLEGLLDQSMTDILKQLPLSEEVNDALLGKNVELNSYMTLVRAFESALWMNVIKQAKLLDIDQKQLHVLYNQAIVWGNGVRSAISSHYPRAIA; from the coding sequence ATGTTCGCGTTTATTGCCCGTCAGCCCATATTAGATAAAAGCAAAAGTGTTTTTGCATACGAACTGCTTTTTCGCGACGGTAAGAGTGGATCTTATCCAGAGCATAGCGAAGAAAAATCGAAGTTTATTACCGAGCAGTTTCACCCTCTGGGTTTAGACGACATCTGTGGTGAGAAAAAGTCATTCATCACATTTTCTTCAGACACACTTATTTCTCGCTTCCCTACAAATTTGAACCCCGACTCTGTCGTGGTAGAGCTTGCTGACCCTACCGACACAAGTAGTGGTTTGTTTGAAGCGTGTCAGCACATAAAGCAATTGGGATTTAAGCTGGCCATTGACGATCCTATGATGGTGGGCTCAAAACACGACATTTTTCCACTTATTGATATCGTTAAAGTTGACGTTACAAAGGGTCGCTTTGAGACCATTGAGAAGCAGATCCCCCGTTATCACGATGCCAATGTACAATTGGTCGCTGAGCAAGTTAACACTCAGGACAATTTTTCAACGTGCGTTGACTTAGGCTTTGACTTCTTCCAAGGGTATTTTTTCTCTCAGCCAGAAGCGCGAATTCTTCGACAATTGCCAGCATCGAAAATGAATGTCGTGGACTTGATGGGCGAAAGCGCTAATGCTGACTTTGACATTGCGCGCATCAGTCAAATTATTGAGCGCGATGCGACATTAAGCTTTTTACTACTGAAGTTTATCAATAACCCTACTATTAATAAGCGATACAAAATCACTTCACTTCGCCATGCATTGAATTACATGGGAGAAGTAGAGATTAAGAAGTTTATCGCGCTACTAAGCCTAACGAATTTAGGTGACGAAAAGCCGCTTGAAATTATCCACATGTCTCTGGTTCGCGCCAAATTTTTCGACTTGCTTGCTGAACGCCGCGGACTCAAAAACAACCCGCCTATTTCATTTTTGGTTGGTTTGTTTTCACTGCTAGAAGGTCTGCTTGACCAATCAATGACAGACATATTAAAGCAGCTTCCACTATCAGAAGAAGTAAACGACGCCTTGCTGGGTAAGAATGTTGAATTAAATAGTTACATGACATTAGTAAGAGCTTTTGAAAGTGCCCTTTGGATGAATGTTATTAAGCAAGCAAAGCTATTGGATATTGACCAAAAGCAGCTTCACGTTTTGTACAATCAGGCCATTGTATGGGGTAACGGCGTAAGAAGTGCCATTTCATCACATTACCCGCGCGCCATTGCTTAG
- the rsmD gene encoding 16S rRNA (guanine(966)-N(2))-methyltransferase RsmD, which translates to MIPLSATMKRVSRPSRAPSSAKKRQTAKNAHAPQRGQPGQIRIIGGQWRGRKLPVLDAQGLRPTTDRNKETLFNWLMQRVNGARCLDLFAGSGGLGLEALSRYATHCDFIELDKQASAQLKANLATLKVEPSATARVHNGDALNIVKSLAQTPYDIVFVDPPFNQNLVEPALNALVNNVQVGSVIYLEHESSLSTPPLPENWQITKEKRTNALVYMLIEVVS; encoded by the coding sequence ATGATACCATTGTCAGCCACTATGAAGCGAGTTTCTCGCCCATCTCGGGCACCATCTTCCGCAAAAAAACGTCAGACCGCAAAAAATGCGCATGCACCGCAACGCGGACAACCGGGTCAAATACGTATAATTGGGGGCCAATGGCGAGGACGCAAGCTCCCCGTGCTGGATGCACAAGGGTTACGACCTACCACAGATAGAAATAAGGAAACGCTATTTAACTGGCTTATGCAGCGTGTTAACGGCGCTCGTTGCCTCGATCTTTTTGCAGGCTCAGGAGGCTTGGGACTAGAAGCGCTTTCTCGTTATGCCACGCACTGTGACTTTATTGAATTAGATAAGCAAGCCAGTGCGCAATTGAAAGCAAATTTAGCAACGCTGAAAGTCGAACCATCCGCTACTGCCCGTGTCCATAATGGCGATGCGCTGAACATAGTGAAGTCTCTTGCACAAACGCCTTATGACATTGTTTTTGTCGACCCACCCTTTAATCAAAACTTGGTTGAGCCAGCGCTCAATGCTCTGGTGAACAATGTACAAGTGGGGAGTGTTATTTATCTAGAGCACGAAAGCAGCTTGTCAACGCCGCCGTTACCGGAAAACTGGCAAATTACAAAAGAAAAGCGCACAAATGCGCTAGTCTACATGCTGATAGAAGTTGTTAGTTAA
- the ftsX gene encoding permease-like cell division protein FtsX, with amino-acid sequence MSILFKGRAQGASSSKVGLLQTIVMFFVSHVRQALSSLGELWRQPMASLMTIGVLGLSITLPSTLYIMVKNTEKITAGWDQASEISLFLKPNVSATSSQQLVARLNTWSEIDSVVYIPADDALKEFQHLSGLGDAIAYLEKNPLPDVVLVTPNEKHASPTAAQALLDKLRQQREVDIGKLDIEWLERLYAVIDIARDLVTLIGLLLFIAVVLIIGNTIRLNILNKYDEIVVMKLVGATDAFIHRPFLYTGFWYGLLGGLMAWFAVIIILWWMDSSITTFASMYQKEFNITGLTGSALLTMLGLSILLGLLGSLISVQRHVRQIEPK; translated from the coding sequence ATGAGTATTTTGTTCAAAGGCCGAGCCCAAGGTGCTTCATCGTCAAAGGTTGGATTACTGCAAACCATTGTGATGTTTTTTGTGAGCCATGTCAGACAAGCGCTTTCAAGCCTAGGTGAGTTGTGGCGACAGCCCATGGCATCGCTCATGACCATAGGTGTTTTGGGATTAAGTATCACATTGCCAAGCACCCTGTATATTATGGTCAAAAACACCGAAAAAATTACCGCTGGGTGGGACCAGGCATCGGAGATATCCTTGTTTCTAAAGCCCAATGTGTCGGCGACTAGTTCACAACAACTGGTTGCTCGGCTCAACACATGGTCGGAAATCGACAGTGTGGTATACATTCCAGCTGATGACGCATTAAAAGAGTTTCAGCATTTATCAGGACTCGGTGATGCCATTGCCTACCTAGAAAAAAATCCGCTACCCGATGTTGTATTAGTTACGCCAAATGAAAAACACGCGTCGCCTACCGCAGCGCAAGCATTGTTAGATAAATTAAGGCAACAGCGAGAAGTCGATATAGGTAAGCTAGATATTGAGTGGCTTGAGCGTCTCTATGCGGTCATTGATATCGCCAGAGACCTCGTCACGTTAATCGGCCTGCTGTTATTTATTGCAGTGGTGCTAATTATCGGTAACACCATTCGCCTTAATATCCTCAATAAGTATGATGAAATCGTTGTAATGAAATTGGTAGGCGCGACAGATGCATTTATCCATCGTCCGTTCTTGTACACAGGCTTTTGGTATGGGCTGCTTGGTGGCTTAATGGCCTGGTTTGCGGTGATCATTATTTTATGGTGGATGGATAGCAGTATTACAACATTTGCTTCTATGTATCAAAAAGAGTTCAACATCACAGGGTTAACCGGAAGTGCGTTACTGACTATGTTGGGGTTATCTATATTACTCGGATTGTTAGGCTCTCTGATTTCAGTGCAGCGTCACGTGCGACAAATTGAGCCCAAATAA
- the ftsY gene encoding signal recognition particle-docking protein FtsY, whose translation MSKLFGWFSKNKKAEKEKAQQAQELAQQQAQEKAAAEKRAQAEAEAQAKAQAEAEAQAKAQAEAEVQAKAQAEAEAQAKAQAEAEAQAKAQAEAEAQAKAQAQAEAQAKAQAEAEAQAKAQAEAEAQAKAQAEAEAQAKAQAEAEAQAKAQAEAEAQAKAQAEAEPKEKKSLFARLKDSLSRTKENLGSGIVSLFKGKAIDDELYEDLETQLLVADVGMDTTQKIINHLTDSASRKQLKDAEALLDILKQQMAGMLSKVNQPLPEVMQAHDSAEGPFVILMVGVNGVGKTTTIGKLAKQFQQQGKKVMLAAGDTFRAAAVEQLQVWGERNDIPVIAQHTGADSASVLYDALEAAKSRGTDVLIADTAGRLQNKNNLMEELKKVVRVMKKLNPNAPHEVMLTLDAGTGQNAVSQAKLFNEAVGLTGITLTKLDGTAKGGVIFSIADQFNIPIRYIGVGENIDDLRQFDGQEFIDALFSEMETPQS comes from the coding sequence ATGTCGAAACTTTTTGGCTGGTTCAGCAAGAATAAAAAAGCAGAGAAAGAAAAAGCGCAACAGGCGCAAGAGCTAGCGCAACAACAAGCGCAAGAAAAAGCCGCAGCAGAAAAACGAGCGCAAGCTGAGGCGGAAGCACAGGCGAAGGCGCAAGCTGAGGCGGAAGCACAGGCTAAAGCGCAAGCTGAGGCGGAAGTACAGGCTAAAGCGCAAGCTGAGGCGGAAGCACAGGCGAAGGCGCAAGCTGAGGCAGAAGCACAGGCTAAAGCGCAAGCTGAGGCAGAAGCACAGGCGAAGGCGCAAGCACAGGCAGAAGCACAGGCAAAAGCGCAAGCTGAAGCAGAAGCACAGGCAAAGGCGCAAGCTGAGGCAGAAGCACAGGCGAAGGCGCAAGCTGAGGCAGAAGCACAGGCAAAAGCCCAAGCTGAGGCGGAGGCACAGGCAAAAGCGCAAGCTGAGGCGGAGGCACAGGCTAAAGCGCAAGCTGAGGCTGAACCAAAAGAGAAAAAGTCTCTTTTTGCTCGATTAAAAGACAGTTTGTCACGTACGAAAGAAAATTTAGGTAGTGGCATCGTTAGCTTGTTTAAAGGCAAGGCTATAGACGATGAGCTATATGAAGATCTTGAAACACAGTTACTTGTCGCTGACGTGGGCATGGACACCACACAAAAGATAATCAATCACCTTACCGACAGTGCCTCGCGCAAACAGCTTAAAGATGCTGAAGCCTTATTAGACATTCTTAAGCAACAAATGGCAGGCATGCTGTCAAAAGTGAACCAACCGTTACCTGAAGTTATGCAAGCGCACGACTCAGCTGAAGGGCCTTTCGTTATCCTTATGGTGGGCGTAAACGGCGTAGGTAAAACCACAACTATCGGTAAGCTTGCTAAACAGTTCCAGCAACAGGGCAAAAAAGTCATGCTTGCTGCGGGCGATACCTTTAGGGCGGCAGCGGTGGAGCAGCTGCAGGTGTGGGGTGAGCGCAATGATATTCCGGTTATTGCTCAGCATACAGGTGCTGACAGTGCATCGGTACTGTACGATGCACTTGAAGCGGCGAAATCTCGTGGTACTGATGTGCTGATCGCCGATACTGCAGGGCGTTTGCAAAACAAAAACAACTTAATGGAAGAACTCAAAAAAGTGGTTAGGGTAATGAAAAAGCTTAACCCCAATGCGCCTCATGAAGTCATGTTGACATTAGATGCTGGAACAGGACAGAACGCTGTTAGTCAGGCTAAATTGTTTAATGAAGCAGTTGGTTTAACGGGGATCACATTGACCAAGTTAGATGGCACAGCAAAAGGTGGCGTTATATTCTCTATTGCTGATCAGTTTAACATTCCGATAAGGTATATAGGTGTCGGCGAGAACATTGACGATTTACGTCAATTCGATGGCCAAGAATTTATAGATGCCTTGTTTAGCGAAATGGAAACACCACAAAGCTAA
- a CDS encoding bifunctional GNAT family N-acetyltransferase/hotdog fold thioesterase translates to MYKVVTPKSDAEFDAYFHFRWEHLRQPWNFPPGSEKDEYEQVAEHRIITNRNGDIVACGRVHLNTAEEAQIRHIAVHPEHLRKGLGQMMMAALENVAKDLGAIRAVTNSREISIDFFSACGFEIEREAPNELGMLKRQQMVKKFSENNTLVLHPKWCKTLQDTWTETIPITEHMGIKLYQYTGRTLETRASLNKNINIHGTMFAGSIFSLATLTGWGMIYLQLKERGLDGDIVLGDGDIHYHKPITMKPRAICNIETLSGKFKPLEKNHKARFELSVAILDGDNPVAEFEGVFWVLPPSKNEEE, encoded by the coding sequence GTGTACAAGGTTGTAACGCCAAAGAGCGATGCCGAGTTTGACGCTTATTTTCATTTTCGCTGGGAGCATTTACGCCAGCCTTGGAACTTCCCTCCTGGGTCGGAAAAAGATGAATATGAGCAAGTTGCCGAACACCGCATTATTACTAACCGTAATGGCGACATTGTTGCCTGCGGTCGCGTGCATTTAAACACGGCTGAAGAGGCGCAAATTCGCCATATTGCCGTACACCCCGAACATCTTAGAAAAGGGTTGGGGCAAATGATGATGGCAGCACTTGAGAACGTTGCTAAAGACTTAGGGGCAATTCGCGCAGTAACCAATAGCCGAGAAATCTCTATCGATTTTTTCAGTGCCTGTGGCTTTGAGATTGAGAGAGAAGCGCCTAACGAATTGGGTATGCTTAAACGTCAGCAAATGGTGAAGAAGTTTTCTGAAAACAACACCCTTGTGCTGCACCCTAAATGGTGTAAGACGCTACAAGATACGTGGACAGAAACTATACCTATCACTGAGCACATGGGTATTAAGCTTTATCAGTATACTGGCAGAACCTTAGAGACCCGCGCTTCACTGAATAAAAACATCAATATTCACGGTACTATGTTTGCTGGCAGTATTTTTTCATTGGCCACCCTTACGGGATGGGGCATGATTTACCTGCAGTTAAAAGAGCGCGGGTTAGACGGTGACATCGTGCTTGGCGACGGTGACATTCACTATCACAAACCCATTACCATGAAGCCACGTGCAATCTGCAATATCGAAACGCTGTCAGGGAAGTTTAAGCCTTTAGAGAAGAACCATAAAGCACGCTTTGAGCTGAGTGTGGCGATCCTTGATGGAGATAACCCTGTTGCGGAATTTGAAGGTGTATTTTGGGTACTTCCCCCGTCTAAGAACGAAGAAGAGTGA
- a CDS encoding EAL and HDOD domain-containing protein translates to MFAYVARQPIFDVNREVYAYELLFRIGEENCFPDIPPDEATSKILTSTHLSLGIEEITGDKKAFINFHRDTLMFRFPTSLDASKVVIEVVETVEVDDALVAACKHIRGLGYPIALDDYDMKGKWEDFIPFTSVVKIDITEIPHDKIPALVERFKSKKIKLVAERIETYEEFRKFKEMGFDYFQGYFLARPEIVRHRKLGPSSLTMMQLMTLSSQSKLNFDEVNKIIERDPSLTYLLLRFINNPLVNKRHKITSLKHALTFMGELEVKKFISLLALANLNDGQPTELMQMALVRAKFCELVYTKIHSNDDPMTGFLTGLLSLLDAMMEQSIEDLVSKVPISDEVKDALCGKPGLLRNCLTLSQYFERAKWAGIQQFAVKYDIKQSLLHSYYNEAIKWAKHMHNAALNDNNE, encoded by the coding sequence ATGTTTGCTTATGTCGCTAGACAACCTATATTCGATGTAAATCGCGAAGTTTACGCCTACGAATTACTTTTTAGAATTGGCGAAGAAAACTGCTTCCCTGATATTCCTCCTGATGAGGCAACGTCGAAAATTCTTACCTCCACTCACCTGAGTTTGGGTATAGAAGAAATTACCGGTGATAAGAAGGCGTTTATTAATTTTCACCGTGACACCCTCATGTTTCGCTTTCCCACATCGCTTGATGCAAGCAAAGTCGTCATAGAAGTGGTCGAGACAGTTGAGGTGGATGATGCACTTGTCGCGGCATGCAAGCACATCAGAGGGTTAGGTTACCCGATTGCACTAGACGACTATGATATGAAAGGGAAATGGGAGGACTTCATCCCTTTCACTAGCGTTGTCAAAATCGATATTACAGAAATCCCTCACGACAAAATTCCCGCCCTTGTAGAACGCTTTAAATCGAAAAAAATAAAACTCGTCGCTGAGCGAATCGAAACCTACGAAGAGTTTCGAAAGTTCAAAGAAATGGGTTTTGACTATTTTCAGGGTTATTTTTTAGCTCGACCAGAAATTGTTCGGCATCGAAAGCTAGGCCCGAGCAGCTTAACAATGATGCAGCTAATGACATTGAGTAGTCAAAGCAAACTCAACTTTGATGAAGTGAACAAAATTATTGAGCGCGATCCATCATTAACCTATTTGCTACTGCGCTTTATCAATAACCCCTTAGTCAACAAACGTCACAAGATCACTTCGCTTAAACACGCTTTAACCTTTATGGGCGAGCTAGAAGTGAAGAAGTTTATTTCGTTGCTTGCGCTTGCGAATTTGAATGATGGTCAACCAACCGAACTCATGCAAATGGCACTGGTTCGCGCTAAATTTTGTGAATTGGTGTACACCAAAATTCATAGCAATGACGACCCAATGACAGGCTTTTTGACAGGCTTACTATCGCTACTTGATGCCATGATGGAACAAAGTATTGAAGATCTGGTGAGTAAAGTGCCAATAAGCGATGAGGTAAAAGATGCTTTGTGTGGAAAACCGGGTTTGCTGCGCAACTGCCTCACACTGTCGCAGTACTTCGAACGCGCAAAATGGGCTGGTATTCAGCAGTTTGCAGTGAAGTATGATATAAAACAAAGCCTACTTCATAGCTACTACAATGAAGCAATAAAATGGGCGAAACATATGCACAACGCAGCGCTTAACGACAATAATGAGTAG
- a CDS encoding YhgN family NAAT transporter encodes MDTWSAAIMLFLIMDPLGNLPVFMSVLKSIEPKRRQFIMIRELLFALGILFLFLFSGQSVLNFLNVEQETVSIAGGIILFLIALKMIFPSSGNPSGLAVGEEPFLVPLAIPMIAGPSTLAALILLANQAPDRMTDWSIALAASWSISAVILMFSNVFHKILGERGLVAMERLMGMILVMIAIQMLLDGVSQYFMHATGAL; translated from the coding sequence ATGGATACTTGGTCTGCTGCAATCATGCTTTTTTTGATCATGGATCCACTCGGTAATCTGCCTGTGTTTATGTCGGTGCTCAAGTCAATCGAGCCTAAACGACGTCAATTTATTATGATTCGCGAGTTGCTCTTTGCGTTAGGCATCTTGTTTTTGTTTCTGTTCAGTGGGCAGTCGGTGCTTAACTTTTTGAATGTCGAACAAGAAACGGTGAGCATTGCTGGTGGTATCATTTTATTTTTAATCGCACTAAAAATGATTTTTCCTTCTTCGGGTAACCCCAGTGGACTCGCCGTGGGTGAAGAGCCGTTTTTAGTTCCTCTTGCTATTCCCATGATTGCAGGCCCATCAACGCTGGCGGCACTTATTCTCTTGGCCAACCAAGCGCCAGATAGAATGACAGATTGGTCTATCGCGCTTGCCGCATCGTGGTCAATTAGCGCCGTAATATTGATGTTTTCGAACGTATTTCACAAAATTCTCGGTGAGCGAGGCCTAGTGGCAATGGAGCGCTTAATGGGGATGATCTTAGTTATGATAGCTATTCAAATGTTATTGGATGGTGTGTCTCAATACTTTATGCATGCCACTGGAGCACTATAA